AAAAGCTGGGCATAGGGTTTGCCGGAGGCGTTTGCCAGCGCATCCGCCAGCAGGTCGAACGCCAGATTGGAATAGGCCGCCTGTGAACCCGGAGCGGCTTTTAACGTCGCCGTGGAGAGATAGCTCCAGCGCTGTTCACGCGTCGGCCAGACAAATACCGGGCGCTTTGCCGCGCCGCCGGGTTGTTCACGGGGCAGTGCGCTGGTGTGCGTCGCCAGGTTGACCAGCGTGATCGGTTTTCCCTCATACGACGGTACGCGCGCGCCGACGGGGGCATATTTGCTCAGCGGATCGTTCAGTTTTACGGTGCCCTGATCGAGCAGTTTGACCAACATTTCACTGGTCATCAGTTTGGTGAGTGATGCAATGCGAATCACCGAATCCAGCTGCGGACGAACGTTATTGCCCGGACGGGTTTCACCGAAGCTGCGAAAAACACGCTGGTTTCCGTCGATCACGACGAGTGCCATCCCCGTCGCGCCGCTGCCATAAAAAATATGTTCGGCGTAACGTTCGACAATATCAGACGCAAAAACCGGTTCGGCAACAGGCTGAGCCGCCTGGACTGAGGTCAATGACGCCGCACACAGCGCGGCAGAAAAAAGCAGACTACGTTTCAACGGTGGTGTCCATGAATGAGAGTAAAAAACTAAGCGTATTTATACTACTGTACCGCCTGTTGCAAAGCGCTAATTAGAGCAAGGATAGTGAGAAAAACGTAACGACGCGTAAACGTAGCGTTTTTGCCGCGAAAG
The sequence above is drawn from the Citrobacter amalonaticus genome and encodes:
- the ampH gene encoding D-alanyl-D-alanine-carboxypeptidase/endopeptidase AmpH, translated to MKRSLLFSAALCAASLTSVQAAQPVAEPVFASDIVERYAEHIFYGSGATGMALVVIDGNQRVFRSFGETRPGNNVRPQLDSVIRIASLTKLMTSEMLVKLLDQGTVKLNDPLSKYAPVGARVPSYEGKPITLVNLATHTSALPREQPGGAAKRPVFVWPTREQRWSYLSTATLKAAPGSQAAYSNLAFDLLADALANASGKPYAQLFEEKITRPLGMKDTTYTPSPDQCKRLMVAEKGASPCNNTLAAIGSGGVYSTPGDMMRWMQQYLSSDFYQRSNQADRMQTLIYQRAQLTRVTGMDVPGKADALGLGWVYMAPKNGRPGIIQKTGGGGGFITYMAMIPQKNVGAFVVVTRSPLTRFTSMSDGINELVVELSENTPREVPAS